One window of the Sulfurovum sp. UBA12169 genome contains the following:
- a CDS encoding chemotaxis protein: MDTSFDMFIETEVPENELIISRTSLSGVITYANETFAKISGYEVEELIGKPHNIVRHPDMPKSVFKEVWDTLALGKNWQGFVKNRRSDNGYYWVHADISGVYKDGKLVEYKSLRSPVDRETKIKMQNHYDALRKTEEKSSRVVLYLTDEQIEAITKII; encoded by the coding sequence ATGGATACCTCATTTGATATGTTTATAGAAACAGAAGTACCGGAAAATGAATTAATCATTTCAAGAACAAGTTTGAGTGGTGTTATTACTTATGCTAATGAAACATTTGCTAAAATAAGCGGCTATGAAGTAGAGGAGCTGATCGGCAAACCTCATAATATAGTAAGGCATCCTGATATGCCCAAGTCTGTTTTTAAAGAGGTATGGGATACTCTTGCGCTTGGAAAAAATTGGCAAGGTTTTGTTAAAAACAGACGCAGTGACAATGGGTATTATTGGGTGCATGCGGATATCTCAGGTGTTTACAAAGACGGGAAGCTCGTTGAATATAAATCGCTTCGTTCTCCTGTTGACCGAGAAACCAAAATAAAAATGCAAAACCATTACGATGCGCTCCGAAAAACCGAAGAAAAAAGCTCACGCGTTGTGCTTTATCTAACCGATGAGCAAATCGAAGCAATCACCAAGATCATCTGA
- a CDS encoding quinol dehydrogenase ferredoxin subunit NapH → MLSNVKYLILRRISQITLLVLYFGANAYGWKMLAGTMSSSSVLGKIPLSDPFAVLQMFAAGAVLTFDIILGAMIIVLFYGIIGGRAFCSWVCPVNMVTDAANWLRRKLYMDKIERKVWMSRNIRYYMIILALIVSFVSGLAAFEIISPITILNRGVIFGFGAGAGLLVAIFLFDLFVLKNGWCGHICPLGGVHSIIGKYSLLRVKHNSDNCTLCMKCKEVCPEVQVLDMIGKRSEFVVKQECTNCGRCVDVCNDDALSFNIRNYLKQ, encoded by the coding sequence ATTTTGAGTAATGTTAAATATCTCATCCTAAGAAGGATCAGTCAGATTACACTTTTGGTTCTTTATTTTGGTGCCAATGCATATGGGTGGAAGATGCTTGCCGGTACCATGTCAAGTTCTTCTGTGTTAGGGAAAATACCATTGAGCGATCCGTTTGCAGTACTGCAAATGTTTGCGGCAGGTGCAGTGCTTACGTTTGACATAATTTTGGGCGCAATGATCATTGTGTTGTTTTATGGGATTATCGGAGGACGTGCTTTTTGTTCTTGGGTATGTCCTGTCAATATGGTCACGGATGCTGCAAATTGGCTGAGAAGAAAACTCTACATGGATAAAATAGAACGAAAAGTATGGATGAGCCGTAATATCAGATATTATATGATCATTCTTGCCTTAATTGTCTCTTTTGTGAGCGGATTGGCTGCGTTTGAGATTATCTCTCCCATCACGATTTTAAATCGCGGGGTGATATTTGGTTTTGGTGCCGGAGCGGGATTGCTTGTGGCTATCTTTCTGTTTGATCTTTTTGTGCTTAAAAACGGATGGTGCGGGCATATCTGTCCTTTAGGAGGAGTGCATTCTATTATTGGTAAGTACAGTCTGCTAAGAGTAAAACACAACAGCGACAACTGCACGCTTTGTATGAAGTGTAAAGAGGTGTGTCCTGAAGTGCAAGTGCTTGATATGATAGGTAAGCGCAGTGAGTTTGTTGTAAAACAAGAGTGTACCAACTGCGGAAGATGCGTTGATGTGTGCAATGATGATGCGCTTAGCTTTAATATACGAAATTATTTAAAACAGTAA
- a CDS encoding thioesterase yields the protein MDKSEVEKEDIDFLQHIGGELINLSDGYAEVAFEIQPYHKQHHGTVHGGAIATLADHTGWYAVISEIPSGFSSVTIELKVNYLKPAAGEVLSAQAKVINRTKRTAFATIEIFAKDTLIAYATGTYAVFQERENAHTQRDK from the coding sequence TTGGACAAAAGCGAAGTAGAAAAAGAAGATATCGATTTTTTGCAGCATATCGGCGGAGAACTTATCAATTTAAGCGACGGGTATGCGGAAGTTGCCTTTGAGATACAGCCTTATCATAAGCAGCATCACGGTACCGTGCACGGCGGAGCTATCGCAACGCTGGCGGATCATACAGGGTGGTATGCGGTCATCTCCGAAATACCCAGCGGCTTTAGCAGCGTGACGATAGAACTGAAGGTAAACTATCTCAAGCCTGCCGCCGGAGAAGTGCTCAGTGCGCAAGCAAAAGTGATCAACCGGACAAAAAGAACGGCGTTTGCCACGATAGAGATTTTTGCAAAAGACACATTGATTGCTTATGCAACGGGGACATACGCCGTTTTTCAAGAGAGAGAAAATGCTCACACCCAAAGAGATAAGTAA
- a CDS encoding indolepyruvate oxidoreductase — protein MKQTLMGNDAIAWGLIHANVDMVSGYPGTPSSEILSGVQKIKKMLSLPVYAEWGANEKVGFEVAYAGAIAGKRTCATMKQVGLNVASDALMSAAYIGNLGSMLLVSADDPGFYSSQTEQDSRVFAKFARIPVLDPSTPQDAYDFTKLGVELSEKFQIPVMLRPVMRVCHAREIIEMDDATEFKPNAGKFVRDVPRWGAVPRDGRFVQGLDQLERVETIAKYNWEHFLKPQFEAYQGGGLLIITSGTGYGFTQETLKDLGLEADVVKIIMPYPLPAKEIQARFDAYEKVLVVEEPYPCIEEQIAHPKVYGKNTNTVHKIDEMKKEEILKALQKIEFYKGENIYEAPKIDLGFSVPARPPALCPGCPHRDVYYAIMKVFKRKKSIYPSDIGCYTLGIAQGAIDSLLCMGASVAMASGFALADPTKDVVATIGDGTFFHSGIPPLLNAIYQGHRFVLVILDNSTIAMTGRQVTPSRVHRPIDIKKIVEGMGVECMEHHYSYKMHENVDFFKKVKAKYEANTSGPTVVVVREFCILDAERAPDFVPSIYVKVDEELCVACDQCTTVYKCPPMSYNEKGKIEIDPFLCAGCAGCLEVVCPTDAFIVDENYLKKGM, from the coding sequence ATGAAACAAACATTAATGGGAAATGATGCGATTGCGTGGGGGCTTATCCATGCAAATGTGGATATGGTCAGCGGATATCCCGGAACGCCTTCGAGCGAGATATTGAGCGGGGTTCAGAAGATCAAAAAGATGCTCAGCCTTCCGGTCTATGCGGAGTGGGGAGCCAACGAAAAGGTAGGGTTTGAGGTGGCCTATGCAGGCGCGATTGCAGGGAAAAGAACGTGTGCCACGATGAAACAGGTAGGGCTCAACGTGGCAAGCGATGCATTGATGAGTGCGGCATATATCGGCAATCTAGGAAGCATGCTGCTCGTTTCTGCCGACGACCCCGGATTTTACTCCTCCCAGACAGAGCAAGACAGTCGGGTGTTTGCAAAATTTGCAAGAATTCCCGTGCTCGATCCTTCAACACCCCAGGATGCGTATGATTTTACAAAACTCGGAGTGGAGCTTTCTGAGAAATTCCAAATCCCCGTCATGCTTCGCCCGGTCATGCGCGTATGTCATGCGAGAGAAATTATCGAAATGGACGATGCCACAGAATTTAAGCCAAACGCGGGCAAGTTTGTACGCGATGTGCCAAGATGGGGCGCAGTGCCCAGAGACGGCAGGTTTGTTCAAGGATTGGATCAGCTTGAGCGTGTTGAGACGATAGCCAAATACAATTGGGAGCATTTTTTAAAACCGCAATTTGAGGCATACCAGGGCGGCGGACTGCTTATCATCACAAGCGGCACGGGGTACGGGTTTACGCAGGAGACGCTTAAAGATTTGGGTCTTGAAGCAGACGTTGTGAAAATCATCATGCCTTATCCTCTTCCGGCAAAAGAGATTCAAGCCCGTTTTGATGCCTACGAAAAGGTGCTTGTCGTCGAAGAGCCGTATCCTTGCATCGAAGAACAGATCGCTCATCCCAAAGTTTACGGCAAAAATACAAATACTGTTCACAAAATCGACGAGATGAAAAAAGAGGAGATACTAAAAGCGCTCCAAAAGATAGAGTTTTACAAGGGTGAAAATATCTATGAAGCGCCAAAGATCGATTTGGGCTTTAGCGTTCCTGCGCGTCCGCCTGCCCTTTGTCCCGGATGTCCACATAGGGATGTTTATTATGCGATCATGAAGGTGTTTAAAAGAAAAAAATCCATCTATCCTTCAGATATCGGATGCTACACGTTAGGCATCGCACAAGGCGCGATCGATTCACTCTTGTGTATGGGCGCTTCGGTGGCTATGGCAAGCGGCTTTGCGCTGGCAGACCCTACCAAAGACGTGGTGGCAACGATCGGGGACGGTACGTTTTTCCATTCGGGTATCCCGCCTCTTTTGAACGCGATCTATCAAGGACACAGATTTGTGCTGGTGATTTTGGACAACTCGACCATTGCCATGACAGGAAGACAGGTAACCCCAAGCCGAGTCCACCGCCCTATCGATATTAAAAAGATCGTTGAAGGAATGGGGGTCGAGTGCATGGAGCATCACTATAGTTATAAGATGCACGAAAATGTCGATTTTTTCAAAAAAGTCAAAGCAAAATATGAGGCAAATACTTCCGGTCCGACGGTTGTGGTGGTACGGGAGTTTTGTATTCTCGATGCGGAACGTGCGCCTGATTTCGTTCCCAGCATTTACGTGAAAGTGGATGAAGAGTTGTGTGTGGCATGCGATCAGTGTACCACCGTGTATAAATGCCCTCCTATGTCTTACAACGAAAAAGGCAAAATCGAGATAGATCCTTTCTTGTGTGCAGGATGCGCAGGATGCCTTGAAGTAGTCTGTCCTACGGATGCATTTATCGTTGATGAAAATTATCTCAAAAAGGGGATGTAG
- a CDS encoding nitrate reductase codes for MNISSIVVQVRSERYDEVKDALEASGLCDYHFGDKERGKIIITIEGENVEEEIKKLKGIQAIPGVIAADMMQTYQEELDVAIKALEAADSVPDILQDETIDIRDIVYHGDLRKKDL; via the coding sequence ATGAATATATCAAGTATTGTGGTTCAGGTAAGATCAGAAAGATATGATGAAGTCAAAGACGCACTGGAAGCAAGCGGTTTGTGTGATTATCATTTTGGGGATAAAGAAAGAGGGAAAATCATTATCACAATTGAGGGTGAAAATGTTGAGGAAGAGATAAAAAAGTTAAAAGGCATCCAGGCAATTCCCGGAGTTATTGCGGCGGATATGATGCAAACCTACCAAGAAGAGCTTGATGTAGCGATTAAGGCGCTAGAGGCCGCTGATAGTGTACCTGATATTTTACAAGATGAAACGATAGACATTCGAGATATTGTCTACCATGGCGATCTTAGAAAAAAAGATTTATAA
- a CDS encoding amino acid-binding protein: MSKIKQLSVFMENKKGELSDVMTLLSQNNISIKSINLVDSADFGILKLIVDEEQKTKHILDEAGFSVKIVDVFAVAIDDHVGSFHEVVSALSQNDINIEYTYTVNNGQNGAFVFKVGAGDFQKATEALSKAGVQLLQKI; encoded by the coding sequence ATGAGCAAAATTAAGCAGCTTTCCGTTTTTATGGAGAACAAAAAAGGAGAATTGAGCGACGTCATGACTCTCCTTTCGCAAAACAACATTTCGATCAAATCGATCAATCTGGTGGATTCGGCTGATTTTGGAATTTTAAAGCTGATCGTGGATGAGGAACAAAAAACAAAGCATATCTTGGATGAAGCCGGATTTTCGGTAAAAATCGTTGATGTTTTTGCCGTTGCCATAGATGATCATGTGGGCAGTTTTCACGAGGTTGTCTCGGCGCTTTCGCAAAATGATATCAACATCGAGTATACCTATACTGTCAACAACGGCCAAAACGGTGCATTCGTTTTTAAAGTGGGTGCCGGCGATTTTCAAAAAGCAACAGAAGCGTTAAGCAAAGCAGGCGTACAATTGCTGCAAAAAATATAA
- a CDS encoding ferredoxin-type protein NapG: MKDTTKKSQISERRKFFTNIAHNAGLGVMGGLLWAGYADKAKGSTLTLRPPGALKEEDFLSACIKCGLCAEACVNRPSNINKQTGKPRPGTLKMAKAKDDVTIGTPFFIAADIPCYMCEDIPCVPVCPTGALDIASLTNKDSELDFRLMDMGIAVVDPNSCIAFWGIQCDACYRACPLMDEAIKLEYDRNERTGKHAFLKPVIVMDVCTGCGLCEKACVTEKPAIFIQPREIALGKPGDHYVKGWDSKDEQRAVSQEVKDVTTKTERSEQGAADYLNEGVDFE; this comes from the coding sequence ATGAAGGATACTACTAAAAAATCTCAAATTAGTGAAAGACGAAAGTTTTTCACTAACATTGCACACAATGCAGGATTGGGCGTAATGGGTGGATTATTGTGGGCTGGCTATGCTGATAAAGCAAAGGGTTCGACTTTGACACTTAGGCCTCCTGGTGCACTGAAAGAAGAGGATTTTTTAAGTGCATGTATTAAATGCGGGCTTTGTGCTGAAGCATGCGTAAATCGGCCATCCAACATAAACAAGCAGACGGGTAAACCAAGACCAGGAACGCTTAAGATGGCAAAAGCAAAAGATGATGTTACTATCGGTACGCCTTTCTTTATTGCAGCTGACATCCCTTGTTATATGTGCGAAGATATTCCTTGCGTGCCTGTGTGTCCCACCGGAGCTTTGGATATTGCGTCGTTGACAAATAAAGACAGTGAACTTGATTTTAGATTGATGGATATGGGTATTGCGGTGGTTGATCCAAACTCTTGTATCGCTTTTTGGGGAATACAGTGCGATGCCTGTTATCGCGCTTGCCCTTTAATGGATGAGGCGATCAAACTTGAATATGACAGAAACGAGAGAACAGGCAAACACGCGTTCTTGAAACCTGTTATAGTAATGGATGTCTGTACAGGATGCGGGTTGTGCGAAAAAGCTTGTGTTACAGAGAAGCCGGCCATCTTCATTCAGCCTAGAGAAATTGCGCTTGGAAAGCCGGGGGATCATTATGTTAAAGGATGGGACAGCAAAGATGAGCAAAGAGCTGTCAGCCAGGAAGTTAAAGATGTTACAACAAAAACAGAGAGAAGCGAACAAGGTGCGGCTGACTATCTGAATGAAGGAGTAGATTTTGAGTAA
- a CDS encoding nitrate reductase: MASRRDFLTAFRKPLKNISEESALVVRPPYCYSESLFQSECPACESKACVASCDEKIILIRADGTPMLNFTKSGCTFCEECAKACQMNEMDVLSLDYEHTKEKVNAIFRISTEACVAHHGVVCFSCKEPCIDNAILFNGMFNPVIDMDKCTGCGFCLGRCPTKAINYFATQIVRNPKDEE, encoded by the coding sequence GTGGCATCACGTCGTGATTTTTTAACAGCATTTAGAAAACCACTCAAGAATATCAGTGAGGAGTCTGCCCTAGTGGTAAGGCCTCCTTATTGCTATAGCGAATCTCTTTTTCAGAGTGAGTGCCCGGCTTGTGAAAGTAAAGCCTGTGTTGCTTCCTGTGATGAAAAGATTATTTTGATACGGGCGGATGGAACACCTATGCTCAATTTTACGAAGAGCGGATGTACATTTTGTGAAGAGTGTGCGAAAGCCTGCCAAATGAATGAAATGGATGTTTTAAGTTTGGACTATGAACATACCAAAGAGAAAGTGAATGCAATCTTTCGCATCTCAACCGAAGCGTGTGTGGCGCACCATGGGGTGGTTTGCTTTTCCTGTAAAGAGCCATGCATAGATAATGCGATATTGTTTAATGGAATGTTTAATCCTGTAATTGATATGGATAAGTGTACAGGATGCGGCTTTTGTCTAGGAAGATGTCCGACAAAAGCGATCAATTATTTTGCAACACAGATTGTGCGAAATCCGAAGGATGAAGAATAA
- a CDS encoding histidine kinase, which yields MFSVLPEGHPAKVYIEENALTRELIGKLRDVNIQSQKEEFAELLKKLMLIEKHFARKENQLFPYLEKYGWTSPSQNMWAFHDQIRDEIKAVRKAIESDDMVLASQNLAQVFRSLEHLMIVEENRLLPNALSMLSEEDWKEMREGDEEIGWMFDAPPVAYPAPSEEAYIHPSKDTKKRNLPFSIEDRIKLDEGYMLPEQINLLLKFMPVDITYVDENDMVIFYNRGEDRVFPRSAGIIGREVKFCHPPKSVDQVLMILREFKAGRKDEAEFWIEFKGKFIHIRYFAIRDEEGAYKGVIEVSQDVTHIRSLSGERRLLDWE from the coding sequence ATGTTTTCTGTTTTGCCGGAGGGGCATCCGGCAAAAGTTTATATAGAAGAAAATGCATTGACAAGAGAGTTGATCGGCAAGCTAAGAGATGTCAACATACAAAGCCAAAAGGAAGAGTTTGCAGAGCTATTAAAAAAGTTGATGCTTATCGAAAAGCATTTTGCCAGAAAGGAAAACCAGCTTTTCCCGTATCTGGAAAAATACGGCTGGACAAGCCCCAGCCAAAATATGTGGGCGTTTCATGATCAGATCAGAGATGAGATAAAAGCCGTACGCAAAGCGATAGAGTCAGACGATATGGTTTTGGCCTCTCAAAATCTCGCGCAAGTGTTTCGAAGTTTGGAGCATTTGATGATCGTCGAAGAGAACAGGCTTTTGCCCAATGCGCTTTCTATGCTTAGCGAGGAAGACTGGAAAGAAATGCGAGAGGGTGACGAAGAGATAGGATGGATGTTCGATGCTCCGCCTGTTGCTTATCCTGCACCAAGCGAAGAAGCCTATATTCACCCCAGCAAAGATACCAAAAAACGAAACCTTCCTTTTTCTATCGAAGACAGAATCAAATTGGACGAAGGGTACATGCTTCCCGAGCAGATCAATCTTTTGCTGAAATTCATGCCGGTTGATATTACCTATGTAGATGAAAACGACATGGTTATTTTTTACAATCGGGGAGAGGATCGGGTTTTTCCCAGAAGCGCAGGCATCATCGGACGCGAAGTGAAATTTTGCCATCCTCCCAAAAGCGTCGATCAGGTACTGATGATACTCAGGGAGTTCAAAGCCGGAAGAAAAGATGAAGCGGAATTTTGGATAGAGTTTAAAGGAAAGTTTATCCATATAAGATATTTTGCGATACGCGATGAAGAAGGGGCCTATAAAGGCGTCATAGAGGTAAGCCAGGATGTAACGCACATAAGAAGTCTCAGCGGAGAGCGAAGACTTTTGGATTGGGAGTAA
- a CDS encoding hemerythrin HHE cation-binding protein — MNISHYMKGEHRLCDDYFAKAEEAASKKDWEEATKQFEIFAHETLQHFKKEEEVLFPAFEKQTGSTEGPTAVMRYEHEQVKGLIGKMASAIIDEDMDACLSLAESMMILLQQHNMKEEQMLYAMCDNILPAAIKEETLETMKHTEL; from the coding sequence ATGAATATTTCTCACTACATGAAAGGCGAACACAGGCTGTGCGACGATTATTTTGCCAAAGCAGAAGAGGCTGCATCAAAAAAAGATTGGGAGGAAGCAACCAAACAATTTGAAATTTTTGCGCACGAAACGCTTCAGCATTTTAAAAAAGAGGAAGAGGTGCTTTTCCCTGCTTTTGAAAAACAAACAGGAAGCACAGAAGGACCTACGGCGGTCATGAGATATGAACACGAACAAGTCAAAGGGTTGATCGGAAAAATGGCTTCAGCCATTATTGATGAGGACATGGATGCTTGTCTTTCGTTGGCTGAATCGATGATGATTTTGCTGCAGCAGCACAATATGAAAGAAGAACAGATGCTGTATGCCATGTGCGACAACATTCTTCCCGCTGCAATCAAAGAAGAAACCCTGGAGACAATGAAACATACGGAATTATGA
- a CDS encoding ferredoxin oxidoreductase gives MKYQIVIAGFGGQGVVFLVKVLAICAGNRDIAFLGTENHGMSQRGGAVSCDIKIGDFTNPVIDKNQADVIIGLDSNESLRNIAFLKTGGTMVVNAKPDYPSLPFAVARADANAKALQGAFPIQGLNVYMLGVALAGVKDFPFSVEEVEKAIAQMNPKVAQQNIEILQMAMNDCK, from the coding sequence ATGAAGTATCAAATCGTCATCGCCGGATTCGGCGGGCAAGGGGTGGTTTTTTTGGTCAAAGTGCTTGCCATTTGTGCGGGAAATCGGGATATTGCCTTTTTGGGCACAGAAAATCACGGAATGAGCCAAAGGGGAGGGGCTGTCAGCTGCGATATCAAAATCGGCGATTTTACAAATCCGGTTATTGATAAAAACCAAGCCGACGTCATCATAGGGCTTGATTCCAACGAGAGTTTAAGAAATATTGCCTTTTTGAAAACCGGCGGTACAATGGTCGTGAATGCCAAACCGGACTATCCTTCTTTGCCTTTTGCTGTCGCAAGAGCGGATGCCAATGCAAAGGCGTTGCAAGGAGCGTTCCCCATCCAGGGGCTGAACGTGTATATGCTCGGGGTTGCTTTGGCCGGGGTGAAGGATTTTCCGTTCAGCGTCGAAGAGGTAGAAAAAGCTATTGCACAGATGAATCCAAAAGTTGCGCAGCAAAATATTGAAATTTTGCAGATGGCGATGAATGATTGTAAATGA
- a CDS encoding phenylacetate--CoA ligase — MWNKIESSPRETIEQLQLSRLKDTVQRVYTLTPFYCQKFEQSGIKPEDITSLSDIKKLPFTTKKDLRAHYPFGLFTVPMSEVVRIHSSSGTTGKPTVVGYTQSDMEVWDEVMARVFTMAGTTAEDIVHNGYGYGLFTGGLGMHNGVQKVGATIVPASSGFTERQLMLMKDFGATILAVTPSFALHMAEVAKKAGSDYLKDYKLKAGVFGAEPTSKGLKEEVSKAWGIDYHEVYGLSEIIGPGVACSCKKSDLLHVFEDHFFVEIIDPATGEEVPEGQRGELVITPLTKQALLLLRYRTGDITSITKEPCRCGRTMLRMESIVGRTDDMLIIGGVNVYPSQIEHVISNAYGVTLNYQIIADKKGYLDKLEIHIEVSDEIVCDNVAQMENIKKSIQAALLNNLYINATVRLVEPRSIERSMGKAVRIIDKRKSDEQN, encoded by the coding sequence ATTTGGAATAAAATTGAAAGCAGTCCAAGAGAAACGATTGAGCAGCTTCAGCTGTCGCGGCTAAAAGATACCGTGCAAAGAGTATACACTCTCACGCCTTTTTATTGTCAGAAATTTGAACAATCGGGCATAAAGCCAGAAGATATCACCTCTTTAAGCGATATCAAAAAACTTCCCTTTACCACCAAAAAAGATCTGCGCGCACACTATCCGTTCGGACTTTTTACCGTTCCCATGAGCGAGGTCGTTAGAATTCACAGTTCGAGCGGAACAACCGGAAAGCCCACCGTCGTAGGATATACACAGTCGGATATGGAGGTTTGGGACGAGGTCATGGCAAGAGTATTTACAATGGCCGGAACAACCGCAGAAGATATTGTCCACAACGGATACGGCTATGGACTTTTTACCGGAGGCCTGGGAATGCATAACGGCGTGCAAAAAGTGGGCGCAACGATCGTTCCTGCCAGCAGCGGTTTTACGGAAAGGCAGTTAATGCTGATGAAAGATTTTGGCGCAACGATTTTGGCGGTGACGCCTTCTTTCGCACTGCACATGGCCGAAGTTGCAAAAAAAGCCGGATCTGATTATCTGAAGGATTATAAACTCAAAGCGGGTGTCTTCGGCGCGGAACCTACTTCAAAAGGGTTGAAAGAAGAAGTAAGCAAAGCATGGGGGATAGACTATCACGAAGTATACGGGCTCAGCGAGATTATCGGACCTGGCGTTGCGTGCAGCTGCAAAAAGTCCGACCTTTTGCATGTCTTTGAAGACCATTTTTTTGTCGAGATTATCGATCCGGCAACGGGAGAAGAAGTACCCGAAGGCCAAAGGGGAGAACTGGTGATCACCCCGCTTACCAAACAAGCGCTGCTGCTGTTAAGATACAGAACGGGCGACATTACCTCTATCACGAAAGAACCATGCCGATGCGGCAGAACGATGTTAAGAATGGAGTCTATCGTAGGAAGAACAGATGATATGCTCATCATCGGCGGCGTGAACGTCTATCCTTCTCAGATTGAGCATGTCATTTCCAATGCGTATGGCGTGACGTTGAATTATCAGATTATCGCCGATAAAAAAGGCTACCTGGACAAGCTGGAAATTCATATCGAAGTGAGCGATGAGATCGTATGCGATAATGTTGCCCAGATGGAAAATATCAAAAAAAGTATCCAGGCGGCGTTGTTGAACAATCTCTACATCAATGCGACCGTCAGGCTGGTAGAGCCAAGAAGCATAGAGCGCAGCATGGGCAAAGCAGTAAGAATTATTGACAAAAGGAAATCCGATGAGCAAAATTAA
- a CDS encoding molybdenum cofactor biosysynthesis protein: MNGIAAVLSVQIGSVTKEGEENSKEFLTKTYETASYKLPVSCGVRVTKNGIEGDFVADTVHHGEVDKAVFANSFKNYESWKNFLGLDALAFGALAENLTFDAIDETDVCIGDVHKIGSVILEVSQPRKPCWKISRRWQNKHFTKEIYDTGKTGWYYRVIQEGMMAKGDKVELISRQNVLVSIQEANEAFKDPDEHPDTVEKLMQLDVLAPAWKRGLEKRVANKNEVLEYMKIDD; this comes from the coding sequence ATGAATGGCATAGCAGCAGTATTGTCCGTACAGATCGGAAGCGTCACTAAAGAGGGTGAAGAAAACAGCAAAGAATTTCTTACAAAAACCTATGAGACCGCTTCGTATAAGCTTCCTGTCTCTTGCGGTGTAAGGGTGACAAAAAACGGGATAGAGGGAGATTTTGTTGCCGATACAGTCCATCACGGAGAGGTTGACAAGGCGGTATTTGCCAACAGTTTTAAAAATTATGAAAGCTGGAAAAATTTTTTGGGGCTGGATGCCTTAGCATTTGGCGCTTTGGCTGAAAACCTAACGTTTGATGCCATAGACGAAACCGACGTATGCATTGGCGACGTGCATAAGATAGGCTCAGTGATATTGGAAGTTTCCCAGCCCAGAAAACCTTGCTGGAAAATTTCCAGAAGATGGCAAAACAAACATTTTACCAAAGAGATTTACGACACCGGGAAAACCGGATGGTACTATCGGGTGATACAAGAAGGGATGATGGCCAAAGGCGACAAGGTCGAGCTTATCAGCAGACAAAACGTTTTGGTGAGCATTCAAGAAGCCAACGAAGCTTTTAAAGACCCCGACGAGCATCCTGATACGGTTGAAAAACTTATGCAGCTTGATGTGCTGGCGCCTGCCTGGAAGAGAGGGCTTGAAAAAAGAGTCGCCAACAAGAATGAAGTTTTAGAATATATGAAGATTGATGATTAG
- a CDS encoding cell filamentation protein Fic, whose amino-acid sequence MELNACEINTIDTSALNFVPDKKKYIFLAKKDKIDFIYNTAALEGNMMTYPEVETLLEGITVGGHKLSDEQQILNQNRSINLLFSMLEENSFGLDKKTLCSLHAEVAREEALSWGVFRDGNVNIGGTEYLPPSPNELDRVFDEGIAQIRQIQHPVLRGSTYFLFGARSQFFYDGNKRVSRLMMNGIVLSEGYPMLNIKVKDKLEFNKQMIAFYDTADYISALIYLRDYYIRQNSRLK is encoded by the coding sequence ATGGAGCTGAACGCATGTGAGATTAATACCATAGATACCAGTGCGCTGAATTTTGTTCCTGATAAAAAAAAGTACATATTCTTAGCCAAAAAAGACAAAATCGATTTCATCTACAACACTGCTGCCTTGGAAGGGAATATGATGACCTATCCCGAAGTAGAAACGCTTTTGGAAGGGATTACTGTCGGTGGACATAAACTCAGTGACGAACAGCAGATACTTAATCAAAACCGAAGTATCAATCTATTGTTTTCCATGCTCGAAGAAAACTCTTTTGGACTGGATAAAAAAACGCTGTGTTCTCTCCATGCTGAAGTGGCACGGGAAGAGGCGCTCTCGTGGGGGGTATTTCGCGATGGAAACGTCAATATCGGCGGAACAGAGTATCTCCCTCCTTCGCCGAACGAACTTGACAGGGTGTTTGACGAGGGGATTGCACAGATCAGACAGATACAACATCCGGTTCTAAGAGGTTCGACTTATTTTCTTTTTGGTGCCAGATCACAGTTTTTTTATGATGGAAATAAGCGGGTTTCGAGACTGATGATGAACGGCATTGTGCTCTCTGAGGGCTATCCGATGCTTAATATCAAAGTCAAAGACAAGTTGGAATTTAACAAGCAGATGATTGCATTCTACGATACCGCAGACTACATTAGTGCTTTGATCTACCTGCGTGATTATTATATCCGACAAAACAGCCGACTGAAGTAA